The following proteins are co-located in the Paenibacillus sp. FSL H8-0079 genome:
- a CDS encoding DUF896 domain-containing protein: protein MIPTLTRINELSRKAKEGGLTEMEKEEQARLRKEYLQTFRGSVNDILLNATIYDPNGDDVTPDKLKQEQANQNND from the coding sequence ATGATCCCAACATTGACCAGAATAAATGAACTTTCAAGAAAAGCCAAAGAGGGCGGATTGACGGAGATGGAGAAAGAGGAACAGGCTCGTCTTCGCAAGGAATATCTGCAAACTTTTCGCGGTTCGGTCAACGACATTCTGCTGAATGCAACCATCTATGATCCAAACGGCGATGACGTGACTCCTGATAAATTGAAACAAGAACAGGCCAATCAAAATAACGACTAG
- the pdxA gene encoding 4-hydroxythreonine-4-phosphate dehydrogenase PdxA, translating to MKPTIGITMGDAAGIGPEIIMKALGHQEMYDQCNPLVIGDAKILERVLPVIGSSLNVNAIQEPSEAKYEFGTVDVIDLNLVPADLEYGKVSAVAGDAAFQFLAKAIDLAKKQQIHSICTAPLNKEALHQGGHLYPGHTEILADLTDTQDFSMMLTTPNLRVIHLTTHMGLIDAIASINPERTYTVVKLAHDTLKKAGFENPRIAVCGINPHAGENGLFGNGEEEEKLQPGIDRAQKEGINVVGPLPADTLFFRAGRGDFDIVVACYHDQGHAPIKVMGIEEGVNITVGLKGGIIRTSVDHGTAFDIAGKNIADDKSMLAAIRSAIELAPKGQV from the coding sequence ATGAAACCTACAATTGGAATTACAATGGGCGACGCAGCAGGTATTGGACCGGAGATTATTATGAAAGCACTGGGTCATCAAGAGATGTACGATCAGTGCAACCCACTCGTTATCGGTGATGCGAAGATTCTGGAGCGTGTGTTGCCAGTCATCGGCTCAAGTCTGAACGTCAACGCTATTCAAGAGCCTTCCGAAGCCAAGTATGAATTCGGTACTGTGGATGTGATTGATCTGAATCTTGTTCCTGCCGATCTGGAATACGGTAAAGTATCTGCCGTGGCTGGAGATGCAGCATTTCAGTTTCTCGCCAAAGCCATTGACCTTGCCAAAAAGCAGCAAATTCACTCCATCTGTACCGCGCCTTTGAACAAAGAAGCTTTGCATCAAGGAGGACACCTGTATCCGGGGCATACCGAAATTCTGGCTGACCTGACGGATACGCAGGACTTCTCAATGATGCTGACAACGCCTAATCTGAGAGTCATTCACCTGACAACACACATGGGTCTGATCGATGCCATTGCGAGTATTAATCCGGAAAGAACCTACACCGTCGTGAAGCTTGCTCATGATACGCTGAAAAAAGCAGGCTTTGAGAATCCGCGCATTGCCGTATGCGGAATCAATCCTCATGCCGGAGAGAACGGTTTGTTCGGCAACGGAGAAGAAGAAGAGAAGCTGCAGCCCGGCATTGATCGTGCGCAGAAGGAAGGCATTAACGTCGTTGGTCCACTCCCGGCGGACACACTCTTCTTCCGCGCTGGTCGCGGTGACTTCGATATCGTCGTAGCCTGCTATCACGACCAAGGCCATGCGCCGATCAAAGTGATGGGCATCGAGGAAGGCGTAAACATCACCGTTGGCCTGAAAGGCGGTATCATCCGTACGTCTGTCGACCACGGTACAGCCTTCGATATCGCTGGCAAAAACATCGCCGATGATAAAAGTATGCTGGCTGCCATCCGCTCCGCTATTGAGCTGGCGCCGAAGGGTCAAGTATAA
- a CDS encoding alpha/beta hydrolase → MRIVLKRLGYGALAILGVIILFIVISFTNHTIKLKSELSILSPPGAMVNVNNHQMHVYTEGSGSQTLVFLSGGGTSAPVLDFKALYSRLSEQYKIAVVEKAGYGFSETAKVSRDIDTILEETRAALTLAGQNPPYVLFPHSMSGIEALYWAQQYPTEVKAIIGLDPTIPEVYEAYPLPSGGMMSLTGLGARIGITRFFPGIVDSSAAIKENHLSPQEEELYRALFYKNTQTSNMNDEVNIIKQNAAKVATQGIPDVPMYFFISNGEELPLENWQTYLIRYIESVKKGQYQVLNGGHYLHNTDPDRIAEESALFIKGL, encoded by the coding sequence ATGAGAATTGTGTTAAAGAGATTGGGATATGGTGCCTTGGCAATATTGGGTGTCATAATATTGTTCATTGTAATTAGTTTCACGAATCATACGATTAAACTCAAAAGTGAGTTGAGTATTCTGTCGCCGCCAGGTGCGATGGTTAACGTGAATAATCACCAAATGCATGTCTATACAGAAGGTTCAGGGTCACAGACGCTAGTCTTTCTGTCAGGTGGGGGTACATCCGCTCCTGTATTGGATTTCAAGGCACTTTACTCCAGATTGTCTGAACAATACAAAATTGCTGTAGTTGAGAAGGCAGGTTACGGCTTCAGTGAAACGGCCAAGGTGTCACGAGATATCGATACGATATTGGAAGAAACCAGAGCAGCTCTGACTTTGGCAGGCCAGAATCCACCGTATGTGTTGTTTCCACATTCCATGTCAGGCATTGAAGCATTATATTGGGCACAACAGTATCCAACCGAAGTGAAGGCAATCATTGGATTGGACCCTACTATTCCAGAGGTATATGAAGCATATCCTTTGCCCTCGGGAGGCATGATGAGTCTGACAGGTTTGGGAGCACGAATAGGGATTACACGCTTTTTCCCCGGGATTGTGGATTCATCCGCTGCGATTAAGGAGAATCACCTGTCTCCGCAGGAAGAGGAACTTTACCGGGCGCTATTCTACAAGAATACGCAGACATCGAATATGAATGATGAAGTCAACATAATTAAACAGAATGCAGCAAAAGTTGCCACACAGGGAATTCCGGATGTGCCGATGTATTTTTTCATATCTAATGGTGAAGAGTTACCGCTTGAGAATTGGCAAACGTACCTAATACGTTATATCGAGTCTGTGAAGAAGGGACAATATCAGGTTTTAAATGGTGGTCATTACTTACATAATACGGATCCAGATCGGATTGCAGAGGAAAGTGCGCTATTCATCAAAGGACTGTGA
- a CDS encoding PrpR N-terminal domain-containing protein, translating into MRTRVHFIAPYESMIPIIQECIPRFPQLTIQTDVGDLANGVELATRAEKNGAEIIISRGGTAQLIKKAVTIPVIDVQLSGYDMIRSLTLASQFNGQTAIVGFSNITSGAQSIIDLMDLPLKVYTIHSSEDVARLLLELKASGYRQIVGDVITVNTAKTYGLEGLLIQSGQESILRALEDAQLVYRYLSKNHAISIILNDLVTREHPNFLILNERNEVVFENLTDFEQNPLTDNHIYLTNTSLEFHQSQIQNVFMVDDYQLTVNAYETTLDNKKYKVYMLEKGQPYAFAQFGITTFTDASMEPIVAESPAMQAVLQNIRALYENHEPIYLRGEADSGKSFLVKHIHQMYSGGGLLLQMDLSQVPPGHLHKIPLAKVRNVEINHMETRMEDPELLAFIQSCLQNQIGVFILGEQTLNPQWSLDLKLNTIMMPNLADRPEDLAPLMQHFLTGYYQKYGTTAVRIKEDALQLIRDQITHMNVNQLKHLIKQAALNEQDYVITTATLSRLLDQQPVSSQMKLNGTLKDIEKEVIQFVLQEENNNQSKAAERLGINRATLWRKLKD; encoded by the coding sequence ATGCGTACACGAGTTCACTTTATCGCTCCCTACGAATCGATGATTCCTATTATACAAGAGTGCATTCCTCGCTTTCCCCAGTTAACCATTCAGACGGACGTGGGAGACTTGGCAAACGGTGTGGAATTAGCAACTCGAGCTGAGAAAAACGGTGCAGAGATTATCATTAGCCGCGGCGGAACGGCCCAACTCATTAAAAAAGCAGTGACCATTCCCGTCATTGATGTGCAGTTATCGGGCTATGATATGATTCGTTCACTTACACTGGCAAGCCAATTTAACGGCCAAACAGCCATTGTTGGCTTCTCCAACATCACCTCTGGTGCACAATCGATTATTGATCTGATGGATCTGCCCCTCAAGGTCTATACCATACATAGCTCGGAAGATGTGGCACGATTACTCTTGGAGTTGAAAGCTTCCGGGTACCGACAGATTGTCGGAGATGTGATCACCGTCAACACCGCGAAGACCTATGGTCTGGAGGGATTGTTGATCCAATCCGGCCAGGAATCCATCCTTAGAGCGTTGGAGGATGCGCAGCTGGTCTACCGTTATTTGAGCAAAAATCATGCGATATCGATCATACTGAATGACCTGGTTACACGGGAACATCCGAATTTTCTTATTTTAAATGAACGGAATGAAGTCGTATTCGAGAACCTGACCGATTTTGAGCAAAATCCACTGACCGATAATCACATATATCTGACCAACACCAGTCTGGAGTTCCATCAATCCCAGATCCAGAATGTGTTCATGGTGGACGATTACCAGCTCACGGTTAATGCCTATGAAACGACTCTGGACAACAAGAAATACAAGGTATATATGCTGGAAAAAGGACAACCCTATGCCTTTGCACAATTCGGCATAACAACGTTTACGGACGCATCGATGGAGCCTATCGTTGCCGAATCCCCTGCCATGCAGGCGGTATTACAGAACATTCGAGCACTTTACGAGAATCATGAACCGATCTATCTGCGGGGCGAAGCAGATTCCGGTAAATCTTTTCTGGTCAAACATATTCATCAGATGTACTCCGGTGGCGGACTCTTATTACAGATGGATCTCTCGCAAGTTCCGCCCGGTCATTTGCACAAGATACCACTCGCCAAGGTTAGAAATGTAGAGATTAACCACATGGAAACACGTATGGAAGATCCTGAGTTGCTCGCCTTTATCCAGAGCTGCCTTCAAAACCAGATTGGGGTGTTTATACTCGGGGAACAGACCTTGAACCCACAGTGGTCTCTCGACCTGAAGCTTAATACGATCATGATGCCAAATCTTGCGGATAGACCAGAGGATCTGGCTCCACTGATGCAGCATTTCCTAACGGGTTACTACCAGAAATACGGAACTACTGCGGTGAGGATAAAAGAAGATGCACTACAGCTGATCCGGGATCAGATCACACATATGAACGTCAACCAGTTGAAGCATTTGATCAAGCAGGCTGCACTTAATGAACAGGATTATGTAATTACCACGGCTACCTTGTCCCGCTTGCTGGATCAGCAACCTGTTTCAAGCCAAATGAAGTTGAATGGAACTCTGAAGGACATCGAAAAGGAAGTTATTCAGTTCGTGCTTCAGGAGGAAAATAATAATCAATCGAAGGCTGCAGAGCGTCTGGGGATTAACCGGGCCACATTATGGCGTAAACTTAAAGATTAA
- a CDS encoding SPFH domain-containing protein, with protein sequence MGFFRNQFSNVVEWEEFRDDMIFWKWSNREIKKGSKLIIRSGQDAIFLNNGKVEGIFEDEGSFNIDSEIIPFLSTLKGFKFGFNSGMRVEVLFVNTKEFTVRWGTQSPVLIPTPQLPGGMPIRANGTFNFKVSDYVTLIDKIAGIKQSYLVEDVKIRITSVLDQLLMKWISREGKDMFNLQANASDIAKGIQEDLDMQMMDIGIGITGFQVMSFNYPKEIQDMITKTASHEMIGNLQKYQQVSMTDGISSGKVQGGGAASDMAGMMMGMNMANEMMKNMNQNQGQNQNNNANSSSNQNNDQKPAGNSNGDSGNSEGNKKPNFCPNCGAKNEGANFCPNCGQKLG encoded by the coding sequence ATGGGATTTTTCAGAAATCAATTTTCGAATGTGGTGGAATGGGAAGAGTTCAGAGATGACATGATATTTTGGAAATGGAGTAACCGGGAGATTAAGAAGGGGAGTAAACTCATTATCCGTTCCGGTCAGGACGCCATTTTCCTGAATAACGGTAAAGTGGAAGGCATTTTCGAGGACGAAGGATCATTCAATATCGATTCGGAGATCATTCCGTTTCTTTCTACCTTAAAAGGATTCAAATTTGGATTCAACAGCGGCATGCGGGTCGAAGTACTATTTGTAAATACGAAAGAGTTCACCGTGCGCTGGGGCACGCAAAGCCCTGTATTGATTCCAACACCACAACTCCCGGGTGGGATGCCGATTCGGGCCAACGGAACATTTAATTTCAAAGTAAGTGACTATGTGACCCTGATCGATAAGATTGCAGGCATCAAGCAGAGTTATCTGGTGGAGGATGTCAAAATCCGAATCACTTCCGTGCTGGATCAGCTTCTAATGAAGTGGATTAGCCGCGAAGGGAAGGATATGTTCAATCTGCAGGCCAATGCATCGGATATTGCCAAAGGTATTCAGGAAGATCTGGATATGCAGATGATGGATATCGGCATTGGGATTACCGGTTTCCAGGTGATGAGCTTCAATTATCCGAAAGAGATTCAAGATATGATTACAAAGACCGCTTCGCATGAGATGATTGGTAATCTGCAAAAGTATCAGCAGGTCAGCATGACAGACGGCATCTCATCCGGTAAAGTGCAGGGCGGCGGCGCGGCCTCGGATATGGCTGGTATGATGATGGGTATGAACATGGCCAATGAAATGATGAAAAACATGAACCAGAACCAAGGCCAGAATCAGAACAACAATGCCAATTCGTCTTCGAATCAAAATAACGACCAGAAGCCAGCGGGAAATAGCAACGGTGATTCAGGTAACTCAGAAGGCAACAAGAAGCCAAACTTCTGCCCGAACTGTGGAGCCAAAAATGAAGGAGCCAACTTCTGTCCAAATTGTGGTCAAAAGCTGGGCTAA
- a CDS encoding four-carbon acid sugar kinase family protein, with product MKLAIIADDLTGANDSGVQLARHGLKTSVLFNMDEEPLTRYDAVVFDTDSRSISPQEAYDRVYRAAELLKNNGFETIFKKMDSTMRGNIGIEIDAVYDVVKPDFMMIAPGYPKNNRTILKGVHYLNGIPLAETEIANDPKTPVTLSYLPDLLKQQTNYEVGEITVADLEVSQDHIQLKLEQFKQNNIPYVLVDSTEERQLEMILQMTRGLDYTFAWAGSAGIANYLPAHYELESKSAELTIPENPGPILTVVGSVNKNSREQLYRLLRQSKIASVSFHSFKAVSASADRAEEMERVYAEVRSKALEGQDVVLYSTAEQVDIELARATGEIRGLNHTEVSNEIVLAMGEICARLLEEGLFKGVSMTGGDTAKQICLKWNISGFELLDELEIGVPISKFIGIDDLHVITKAGGFGKPDVFIHAIQKLKGGILV from the coding sequence ATGAAATTAGCCATTATTGCAGATGATTTGACCGGTGCCAATGACAGCGGGGTGCAGCTTGCCCGTCATGGCTTGAAGACCAGTGTTCTTTTTAATATGGATGAGGAGCCTCTTACGCGTTACGATGCCGTCGTCTTTGATACAGATAGTCGTTCCATATCCCCGCAGGAAGCGTATGACCGTGTATATCGTGCTGCTGAATTGCTGAAGAACAATGGATTTGAGACGATTTTCAAAAAAATGGACTCCACCATGCGTGGAAATATCGGTATCGAGATTGATGCTGTATATGATGTCGTAAAACCGGACTTTATGATGATCGCTCCGGGCTATCCGAAGAATAACCGTACCATTCTAAAGGGTGTTCATTATCTTAACGGCATTCCGCTCGCGGAAACCGAGATTGCGAATGATCCGAAGACCCCCGTAACTCTTTCCTACCTTCCGGACCTGCTGAAACAGCAGACGAATTATGAGGTGGGCGAAATTACGGTTGCTGATCTGGAGGTTAGCCAAGACCATATTCAATTGAAACTAGAACAGTTTAAGCAAAATAACATTCCATATGTACTCGTAGATTCCACAGAAGAACGGCAACTGGAGATGATCTTGCAGATGACTCGCGGGCTGGATTATACCTTTGCCTGGGCGGGGTCTGCTGGCATTGCCAACTACCTCCCTGCTCACTACGAGCTTGAATCCAAGTCCGCCGAACTCACGATACCGGAGAATCCCGGTCCGATTCTAACGGTGGTTGGCAGCGTAAATAAAAACTCCCGCGAGCAGTTGTATCGCTTGCTGCGCCAATCTAAGATTGCATCCGTTTCTTTCCACTCCTTCAAGGCTGTGTCTGCATCAGCAGACCGAGCTGAGGAAATGGAACGTGTGTATGCAGAGGTAAGATCCAAAGCGCTGGAAGGACAAGATGTTGTCCTCTACTCCACCGCTGAACAGGTGGATATCGAACTGGCACGGGCAACGGGCGAAATTCGCGGTCTCAATCACACGGAAGTCAGCAATGAAATCGTACTCGCGATGGGTGAGATCTGTGCCAGACTGCTGGAAGAGGGACTTTTCAAGGGGGTGTCTATGACTGGTGGCGATACGGCAAAACAAATCTGTCTGAAATGGAATATTAGCGGCTTCGAGCTGCTGGATGAGCTTGAAATCGGTGTGCCGATCTCCAAGTTTATAGGGATTGATGATCTGCATGTGATTACCAAAGCAGGCGGATTCGGCAAACCCGATGTCTTTATCCATGCGATTCAAAAATTAAAAGGGGGTATTCTCGTATGA
- a CDS encoding helix-turn-helix domain-containing protein, whose amino-acid sequence MTPSFLAYEQGYAIHVNEPGDSLFYHLDYDERSHELNMEFQHFHDFYEICILLDRTAAHIIEGSLYEIQPNDIVLLRPSLLHKTQYPKGVPPKRLMITFAMPRNTPGLENGYTELFSIFDEPIPIFRFTEERRQAVMAPLNEIFALSQNPSVLHSVAIHSKFVEFLCTIHRYSAENSYVREETGSSMSQRMYAIASYIHSHYQNELSLEEISKRFFVSAHHLSRQFNRVTGFTFTEYIQMTRIRNAQQMLLNSTKKITDIAAQCGFASFSQFNRIFNKLNGMSPSTYRRSRQWQSEREVISLGRPER is encoded by the coding sequence ATGACACCATCGTTTTTGGCATACGAGCAGGGATATGCGATCCATGTGAACGAACCTGGAGATTCACTTTTTTACCATCTGGATTATGATGAACGCTCTCATGAACTGAATATGGAGTTTCAGCATTTTCATGATTTCTATGAAATCTGTATTCTTCTGGATCGCACGGCTGCACATATCATTGAAGGCAGTTTGTACGAGATTCAGCCGAATGATATCGTTCTGCTGAGACCCTCTTTACTGCACAAAACGCAATATCCCAAGGGAGTGCCACCCAAACGCTTAATGATTACCTTTGCCATGCCGCGCAATACACCCGGTCTTGAGAACGGTTACACAGAACTGTTTTCGATCTTTGATGAACCAATCCCGATATTCCGATTTACAGAAGAGCGGCGCCAGGCGGTAATGGCTCCTTTAAACGAAATCTTTGCTCTATCGCAGAATCCCTCCGTACTTCATTCGGTTGCAATTCATAGCAAATTCGTTGAGTTTCTCTGTACAATCCATCGATACTCAGCGGAGAATAGCTACGTTCGTGAAGAGACAGGTTCGTCTATGTCGCAGCGGATGTATGCCATTGCATCGTATATTCACAGCCATTATCAGAATGAGCTGTCACTTGAAGAGATCTCCAAACGGTTTTTCGTGAGTGCCCATCATCTATCCCGTCAGTTCAACAGAGTCACAGGCTTTACGTTCACCGAGTATATTCAGATGACCCGAATTCGCAACGCCCAACAAATGCTCCTGAACTCTACCAAAAAAATTACCGATATTGCGGCACAGTGCGGCTTCGCCAGCTTTTCGCAATTCAATCGCATCTTCAATAAACTCAATGGCATGTCACCGAGTACCTATCGCCGAAGCAGACAATGGCAGAGCGAGCGTGAAGTGATATCCTTGGGTAGACCTGAGCGCTGA
- a CDS encoding TFIIB-type zinc ribbon-containing protein translates to MPVIEYKCPNCGSGMIFDSVSGALSCPSCGRQDNIEQIPDPLKRQVFTENEVKEYHCNSCGADIVTEPETSATTCSFCGAAVVLSDRLTGNLAPAMVIPFSINKDQAKQAFKKWCKNGLLTPSGFMSADRIQSITGMYVPFWLYELHNKIEVHGRGTKVRSYTQGDYHYTETQHFDIYRRIRLNYVNLPIDASEKMKDELMDKLEPFPYNQLKLFKTPYLAGYIAEKYSYTDEELFPRAKDKTRSYIDSYIASTVSGYSSVSYTDKQIDTTLKHADYVLLPVWMVNYDYNRAQYTFAMNGQTGKVVGKPPISKAKVAGWFAGVSAVSLLSLKLVSWMMGGGFL, encoded by the coding sequence ATGCCGGTAATCGAATATAAATGTCCGAACTGCGGCAGTGGCATGATCTTTGACAGTGTGTCAGGTGCATTATCCTGTCCCAGCTGCGGCCGCCAAGACAACATAGAGCAGATCCCAGATCCGTTGAAGAGACAAGTGTTCACGGAAAATGAGGTCAAGGAATACCACTGTAATAGCTGCGGAGCTGACATTGTGACAGAGCCGGAGACCAGTGCGACGACATGCAGTTTCTGCGGTGCAGCGGTTGTACTCAGTGATCGGCTGACGGGCAATCTGGCCCCTGCGATGGTGATTCCCTTTTCCATTAACAAGGATCAAGCCAAGCAGGCTTTCAAAAAGTGGTGCAAAAACGGCCTCTTAACGCCAAGTGGATTCATGTCCGCCGATCGGATTCAGAGCATTACCGGCATGTACGTGCCGTTCTGGTTGTACGAGTTACATAACAAAATCGAAGTGCATGGTCGTGGCACCAAGGTCAGATCCTATACCCAGGGTGACTACCATTACACGGAAACACAGCATTTCGATATATACCGCCGAATTCGGCTGAATTACGTGAATCTGCCCATTGATGCATCGGAGAAAATGAAGGATGAACTGATGGATAAGCTCGAGCCTTTTCCATATAATCAGTTGAAATTGTTCAAGACCCCGTATCTGGCGGGGTATATTGCGGAAAAATACAGTTATACAGACGAGGAACTTTTTCCACGGGCCAAGGATAAAACGAGATCGTACATTGATTCTTATATTGCTTCAACCGTATCCGGTTATAGCAGCGTGAGCTACACGGACAAACAGATTGATACCACGCTCAAACATGCGGACTATGTGCTGCTCCCGGTGTGGATGGTCAACTATGACTATAATCGTGCACAGTATACCTTTGCCATGAATGGTCAGACAGGTAAAGTGGTCGGCAAACCACCGATCAGCAAAGCCAAAGTGGCCGGATGGTTCGCAGGAGTCTCTGCGGTCTCGTTGCTGTCACTGAAGCTGGTTTCCTGGATGATGGGAGGTGGATTCTTATGA
- a CDS encoding PspA/IM30 family protein, with product MGILSRFRDVMKANVNHMLSRAEDPEKSVNEYMRSLSSDLGQVKAETAAVLSDESRAKRALDECSAEVKKLQRYAEKSAESGDEDKARGFLEKKVKLADKLNELQAAYERASAKAKMMKHMNDKLVADLGQLEARHTELKGRMADARAQQQANERKASTGRADAALKAMEDKANQALNEAEALAELRAGAQEDDLDELIAQLERDMNADAGNNESTSPSAEEELAAIQEKLKNK from the coding sequence ATGGGAATCTTATCGAGGTTTAGAGACGTGATGAAGGCCAATGTGAACCACATGCTGTCGCGGGCGGAAGACCCGGAGAAGAGTGTGAATGAGTATATGCGCAGCCTGAGCAGTGATCTGGGTCAGGTAAAAGCGGAGACGGCAGCGGTGCTGTCAGATGAGAGCCGGGCGAAGCGAGCATTGGATGAGTGTAGTGCCGAGGTCAAAAAGTTACAGCGGTATGCGGAGAAATCAGCGGAGTCGGGAGACGAAGACAAGGCACGTGGTTTTCTGGAGAAGAAAGTGAAGCTGGCTGACAAATTGAACGAATTGCAGGCTGCTTATGAACGGGCTTCCGCCAAAGCCAAGATGATGAAGCATATGAATGATAAACTGGTTGCCGATCTGGGGCAACTGGAAGCGCGGCATACAGAACTGAAAGGTCGAATGGCAGATGCGAGAGCGCAGCAACAGGCCAATGAACGGAAAGCATCTACGGGCAGAGCTGATGCCGCATTGAAGGCCATGGAAGATAAGGCGAACCAGGCGCTGAACGAAGCAGAGGCTTTGGCGGAACTACGCGCTGGAGCACAGGAAGATGATTTGGACGAATTAATTGCCCAGTTGGAGAGAGACATGAACGCGGATGCGGGTAATAATGAGAGTACGTCGCCAAGTGCGGAGGAAGAACTCGCAGCGATCCAGGAGAAGCTGAAGAATAAGTAA
- a CDS encoding 2-keto-3-deoxygluconate permease: MNIKATLDRIPGGMMVVPLLLGATINTFFPNALRIGGFTEALFVNSSSTLIALFLLIAGTQITFKTAGSSVGKGVTLLVVKWAIGAALGLVAILFADSSGLFLGLAPLAIIAAMTNSNGGLYIALAGQYGKEDDKAAYPFLALSDGPFLTMVALSIFGAMGFANGMFSPMAFVAVLLPLIVGVIIGNLDRNLAEWLHKGSDKLVPFFAFSLGMGINFSSIIQGGLGGIMLGVLTVLLTGGIGFLLFKAIGWNPIVGASEGSTAGNAVGTPAAIVAANASFGPIAEIATVQIAASVVTTAILLPIFIGFLSKRLEKSGGVEKYNQRPTI, translated from the coding sequence ATGAACATTAAAGCAACTTTAGATCGCATCCCTGGCGGTATGATGGTCGTTCCCCTGCTACTTGGTGCTACCATTAATACATTCTTCCCAAATGCCCTGCGCATTGGCGGATTCACGGAAGCTCTCTTCGTTAACAGTTCCAGTACGTTGATTGCACTGTTCCTGTTGATTGCGGGTACACAGATTACGTTCAAAACAGCAGGTTCATCCGTCGGCAAGGGTGTTACCTTGCTTGTCGTCAAGTGGGCGATCGGTGCAGCACTTGGTCTCGTTGCCATTTTGTTTGCCGACTCAAGCGGGTTATTCCTGGGTCTGGCCCCACTTGCCATTATTGCTGCAATGACCAACTCCAACGGCGGTTTGTACATTGCACTCGCTGGTCAATACGGTAAAGAAGATGACAAAGCAGCCTATCCGTTCCTCGCGCTTAGCGATGGTCCATTCCTAACCATGGTAGCGCTCTCCATCTTCGGTGCGATGGGCTTCGCCAATGGCATGTTCTCTCCTATGGCATTCGTTGCTGTATTGCTTCCGCTCATCGTTGGTGTCATTATTGGTAATCTGGACCGCAATCTGGCGGAGTGGCTGCACAAAGGCAGTGACAAACTTGTTCCGTTCTTCGCATTCTCACTGGGTATGGGAATTAACTTCTCATCGATTATCCAAGGTGGACTTGGTGGAATCATGCTTGGTGTTCTGACCGTGCTTCTCACAGGCGGAATCGGTTTCCTGCTCTTTAAAGCCATCGGCTGGAATCCCATCGTTGGTGCCTCCGAAGGTTCAACAGCCGGAAATGCCGTAGGTACACCTGCTGCCATCGTGGCTGCTAATGCTTCATTTGGACCTATTGCTGAGATTGCAACAGTACAGATTGCCGCGAGTGTTGTTACTACGGCCATCCTGCTACCGATCTTCATCGGGTTCCTCTCCAAACGATTGGAGAAATCAGGCGGAGTCGAGAAATACAATCAACGACCAACCATATAA
- a CDS encoding TPM domain-containing protein, producing the protein MITLVAPLIPMSSASAAESKNLIYDEANLLSEQEISELNLLANQYGAERQTDFVIYTTNNVENKDVMLLTEDFYDEQGLGYDKKFGNAVILTMDMNNREVYLAGFYKAKEYLNDQRLDAIRTRITSELSSGDYKLAFEKYIELSYKYMGYEPGVNPNNILFNGWFQLGVSVVLGGIVVGMMTYRSGGRVTVNRATYEDSSNSSVIDRQDRYIRTTVTKRKIEKNNNNGGGGGGGGTSRGGHSHSGSRGSF; encoded by the coding sequence ATGATCACCCTTGTTGCTCCGTTGATTCCCATGTCATCGGCATCCGCAGCGGAGAGCAAAAATCTCATCTACGATGAGGCCAACCTGCTGAGTGAGCAGGAGATAAGTGAACTGAATCTACTTGCGAATCAGTATGGCGCGGAACGGCAGACGGACTTTGTTATCTATACAACGAATAATGTTGAGAATAAGGATGTTATGCTCCTAACTGAGGATTTTTATGATGAGCAGGGGTTAGGATACGATAAGAAATTTGGTAATGCTGTCATATTGACGATGGATATGAATAATCGCGAAGTGTATCTGGCTGGATTTTATAAGGCAAAAGAATATCTGAATGATCAGCGGCTTGATGCTATCCGTACCCGAATTACCTCTGAATTGTCCAGTGGAGATTATAAACTCGCATTTGAGAAATACATTGAGCTCTCTTACAAATATATGGGGTATGAACCCGGTGTGAATCCGAACAATATTTTGTTCAACGGCTGGTTTCAGTTAGGAGTATCTGTGGTTCTTGGCGGTATTGTTGTTGGTATGATGACCTATCGTTCCGGTGGGCGTGTCACGGTCAATCGTGCGACTTATGAGGATTCAAGCAATTCCAGTGTAATTGATCGTCAGGATCGTTACATCCGTACAACCGTAACCAAGCGCAAAATCGAGAAGAACAATAACAATGGTGGCGGAGGCGGCGGTGGAGGTACCTCACGAGGCGGTCATTCACACAGTGGAAGTAGAGGGTCGTTTTAG